A segment of the Pseudoalteromonas sp. UG3-2 genome:
TAGACCATACGCAGCAGTGGTACCAATAGCAACCAACAAATCCATGTTACCCGTTCTCGCTTTTACAGCACCCCAAGCACCACGATAAAAACGCGCACCAAAGTAAAATTGCACAGGAGTTGCTAAGGCCCATTGCAACCAAGGTGGTAACATCCACTGGTATCCCAATACCATTGCCAACATCGGCACCACCATAGGCAGTGTTAACAGTAACGAGGCAGCAGCCGGGAAAGCGTTGTGCTGATAAAAAGCCCTGTTTACTGGAGTAGAATTATTTTCAGTAGGGTCTGGCTGGTTGCCTAGCTGGTAGCCGGCTTGCTTGAGTACCTCGGCCACTTGCTGCTCACTGATATCACTTACTTGAGTGATAAATAACATTTCGGTGGCTAGGTTTACTTGTGCATTTAGTACTTCTGGCAAGGTAATTACCACCGCTTCGATACGATCAACGCACGAACTGCAGCTTAACCCTCGTAGTTGATAACTGACTTGTTGCGTCCTAATTTGGTAGCCGGCATCGGCCATTGCATCTACTACACTTGCCGTGTCCACATCGCCGCACACCATGACCGATTCGAGGGCTAAATTCGCACTGACAGAGTCAACGCCTGCTACCTGCGTTAACGCTGTTTCTATCCGTCCTACGCAAGAGGCACAGGACATCCCCTCCACACTCAAAGTTAACCTACTGGTCATGATTATTATCCTTCGCACTTGCTCTTGATATCACTTTAGTACTTAACAGCATGAAAAAGCTACCTAAAAAGCTAGCCTTCGCCCCTTTCATAAGGAGCGAATAATATACTCTTCGCGTTTGGGTTGTAGTTTTTCAGCACACGAATAAAGGGCTCAAACCAAGCATACAATTAATGGAAATATGTGAATAAATAGGTTAAAGCAGCTATGGCAATAACCCCAACTAGGGTTACTAAACCCAAATATCATTGAGTAAGTACTCAAGGCTAATCCCCACTGCAATGAAAATTACGGATACCTCAATGTATTGTGCCACCATTAATCCAGTCAAGAAATCGGTGCGTTTGCAATATGGGCCATGATTGCAAGCATAGTTTAGTGCTTACCAATCAGTATAAATAGTGCAAAAATCAACTAACCGATTCTTAATATGCCCTGATATTTACCACCGTTCAAAGTTTGAACCATATTTTCTTGAACAGGGCTTTTAACAAGGTAAAAAAACACTAAAAATTTACATACAAGAAACAAAGAACACAATTACTTAAGCAGTTTAAAAATTATCTTGCCTGAAGATCACACCACAAAAAATACAAGCAACTGTTTTATATTGATAAAAAAAATATCACAACCAACATCCATAGAATAAACACACTTTTTGTAAATTTTTTTTGTATTTTTTGTTTATTTTTTACACTTTCGTTCTATGCTATTTGTTACCAACTGCAATTATGCACCATGCTCTCAGTCTGCTTTCACCAATAACAGTAAACAAACTCGGTGAAGCATCTACTACAGTGACTGAGGTGCAAATTAACGTTGGTGGATGCAACTAAATAACACAACATGTAAAGGAAACTAACATGCGAAAACTAAGTGCAATTAGCTTTGCTGTAATGGCGGGCATAGGCGCAACTAACGTAAGTGCTGCCGAAGTTTTAATGGCAAATGATCAAAGTAAAGCAATTAAAGACCAATATATTGTCGTTTTTGATACTCCTGCAGTATTGAACGCAGGAGATGGTAATGCCATTGCAAACTACGCTTCAACTCAAGCTAGAACACTGCAGTCGCAATATAATATAGCAGTTACCAAAGGGTTTAACGGCGTACTTAATGGCGTTGTAATCAAGGCAGATGCGACACAATTAAAGCAGTTAAGTAAGAACTCAAACATCAAATACATTGAGCAAGACCAAGTAGTAACGGTTACGCCACCAATGACAACTGCAGGCGATCAAGCCAGTCCTACCTGGGGCATCGACCGCGTCGATCAGCGTAGTTTACCACTGGACTCAAATTACCATTATGACTTCGATGGCTCAGGTGTCACCGCTTATGTTATTGATACCGGTGTACGTATTACCCACAGTGAGTTTGGTAACCGTGCTAGTCATGGCTATGACTTTGTCGACAACGACAATGATGCCACTGACTGTAATGGTCATGGCACACACGTAGCAGGTACTATCGGTGGCAGCGCCTATGGTGTAGCTAAAAACGTTAACATTGTTGGTGTCAGAGTATTGGGTTGCAATGGCTCTGGTTCATTTTCCGGCGTTATCTCTGGTATAGACTGGGTGAAAAACAACGCTTCAGGCCCATCGGTTGCCAATATGAGCTTAGGTGGTGGTGCTTCACAGTCTGTGGATGATGCTGTAAATAATGCAGTTGCTGCCGGTGTGAGCTTTGTTGTGGCTGCTGGTAATGATAATAGCAATGCCTGTAACTATTCACCTGCGCGTGCAGCCGATGCCATTACGGTAGGCTCAACCACCAGCAGCGACTCTCGCTCAAGCTTCTCTAACTATGGTAGTTGTCTTGATATCTATGCACCAGGCTCAAGCATTACCTCTGCATGGTACAATTCTGACAGTTCAACCAATACCATCAGTGGCACATCGATGGCGGCACCACACGTTGCAGGCGCTGTAGCACTGTACCTTGATGAAGATCCAAGCTTAAGTCCTGCACAAGTTGACGTTCTTTTAGGCAACCGTGCATCGAGCGGTAAAGTGTCGGATGCTAAAAGTGGCTCACCGAACGAGTTACTCTTTACTCTTGCCGACGGCAGCGATCCAGGCCCAGATCCTGATCCAGTAGAGGAGCTAACTAATGGTCAGGGCGTGAGTGCATCAGGCGCTAATGGCGAGCAGTCTTTTTACAAACTTGCCGTTCCTCAAGGCGCGGCGTCACTGAACTTCTCTATTGCCGGCGGAACGGGTGATGCAGACCTGTATGTTAAGCAAGGAAGCCAACCTACGCTAAACAGCTATGACTGTAGACCATTCGTTAGCGGCAATAATGAGTCTTGTGACTTTAGCAACCCTGCAGCAGGAGACTGGTATGTGATGCTCAATGGCTATTCAGCCTACTCAGGCACTACCTTAACAGGCACTTACAGCACCGATCCTGGCGGCTGTGGTAGTAACTGTTTAGAAAATGGTGTACCGGTAGATAACCTAGCTGGTAACACTGGCGATGAGCTGGTTTATACCATTGATGTGCCAGCGAACAGTAATCTGAGTGTGTCTATTTCTGGCGGTTCGGGTGATGCTGATTTATACGTGAGAGCAGGTGCAGAGCCAACCACTTCAACCTATGATTGCCGTCCGTTCCTTAACGGTAATAATGAAAGCTGTAGTTTAAGCGTGAGCCAAAATGCAACTTATTACATCAAGCTACGCGGATATTCTAGCTTCTCAGGTGTTAGCTTGGTAGCAAGTTATTAATCGCACACAATTACAAATAAATCTCATTTAGCTTGGGGTTTGTTGCAAAACACAGTAAAGTGGTGGCCAGTTATTGGCAACCACTTTTTTTATGAGCATTGTCTTAGACCTACACAGTCAGTTACTACGTCAGGACTTTTACAACCACACAGGGGCAGATGAGCAACATACAGAAATACCTTTGGTGGCTACCAGTGTATCTATGGTGCAGCTTAACGGCATTATTTACCATAGAGATCAACAAGGTGCAAAGCAGCTGCCTGATGATTATGGCAGTCTTATTTTACTCAACCAAGGCAGTGGTTGGTGGCTCACGGAACAAACAACGGTCCCCGCATCAAACGCCCAACTGGTTTTTATTGCCGCAGGTAAGCCTCATGTGTTTCACCATCCTAGCCAATATCAAGCGATAAGCTTTAACTTTCCAATTAACTGGTTACAACGTCACACTGGTGTGTGCCTGCAGCACGGTCAAACTCTACCTAGCAATAAGGAGCTAATCTCTCTGTTGTTAAAGGTGATCCACGCCAACAGCCTAGGCAAGACAACTCGTGTTATGCTCGAGCAACAAATAGTGCAGTGTTTAACACCCCAACTGTTGCTCTCTATACAACCAAAACCGTTGTTAGAACTGCAACTTATCATGCAACAACATGGGTGTAATGAGGAATTTACTATTGCCGCCTTAGCCGACTATTCAGGTTGGTCGAAACGCTATATTCATAAGTTATTTGGTAACGCTGAAACAAGCGCCGCTGAATACCTTATTCGCGTTAGGTTAAGCCATGCATACTTTGAATTATTAACAGGCACAGCGTCTTTAAACCAAGTCGCCATCAATGCTGGATTTAAAACCCAAGCACACTTCAGCCGCCGCTTTAAGCAACTGTTTCAACTTTCACCTAAAGAAATATCACGTCGAGTGCACGCTTAGACAAAACTGAATAGATAATAAACCCTATAATGCGAATCAATCGTATTAACTTTAACGGGATGATTATGAAACTGAATGCGCTCTACGCTGCAATAGGCTTGGCACTGTTTGCTCAATCCACGCAAGCGAATGAAAACGATAACTTAGAACATATTGAAGTACAGGGTTCAGATTACCGTAGTACCGGTACTAAGTCTTCACTGCCGCCAATGGCAGCGCCGTTTTCTATTTCTCATATCGACCAAGAAATGCTGCAGCTTCGTCAAGCCGACAGCGTGAATGCAGCACTGCGTTATGTTTCTGGTATTACTCCCGAAAGCCGCAGTACTGTGACCATCTTTGATCAGTACACCATTCGTGGCTTTGAATCGTATCGTAATTACTATGATGGCCTAGAGTTGCAATCCAATGGCTTATGGAATTTATACCCGCAAGTGGACGCCTTCGCCACGCAAAGTGTTGAAGTATTAAAAGGCCCAGCTTCAGTGCTGTATGGCTCTACCCCTCCAGGTGGCATGGTCAATCAAATAGCTAAGCTTGCTAATGGTGAAGAACAAACCCATCTGCGCTTACGAGTGGGTAGCCGTTCATTGCAAGAGCTTGGCATTGATCATGGTGGTAACCTGAGCGACTCCCTAAGCTATCGAGCCATAGCCTTAACGCGCAGCAGCGACGGTCAACAACACACCACCGAGGAAGAGCGAACGCTTTTCGCCCCTTCTGTGCGCTGGCAACCAAGCGCGGCAACGTCCCTTACCGCAAACATTTACTATCAAGACGATCCGAAATCCATTCCTTCAACACCGCTTCACAGCATTGGCACACTCACTGAAGCCAGCTATGGCTACCTAGACGCCGATGCTTTTGCCGGCGATAGTAAGTGGGCTAATTTTGATAAAACAGTATTGATGACCGGCATTAAGCTCGAACACCAATTAAACCAACATATGTCATTTTACAGTAATTGGCGTTATACCGATGCTGAAGGACTGCAGCGCAATACTTACAATCAAAACTTACTGCCAGACAGTGAGTCAGTGCTAGCTCGCTCAGCTTACATGACCGATGAATCGCAACACGGCTATGTGCTTGATAACCAATTTACCAGTCAGTTTAGTCTTGGTGCCAGTGAACATCGTCTTCTGTTTGGCTTTGAATACAAAACTCTCAGCTCAGATGTTCGCTATGGCGACACCTTAGGCACGAATACACCGACCATTGATCTTGCAGCACCTAACTTTGATGCATTCGATATTGCTGCACTGCCACTGGATTTTTATACTGAAGTCCATGATATTGAACAAAGTAACCGTGCTTTATATATCCAAGATGAGATCCAGTTAGCAAACTTAACGGTGCTAGCGGGTCTGCGATACGATAACTTCAACAGTGATGTGACGACTGATAATAATTACGCTGGCACTGAGTACGGTAGCCAATCAGAAATAGACGATAGCCAAGTAAGTGGCCGCATAGCCGCTTTATATCAGTTTAGCTCAGGCTGGCGTCCATACGTAAGTTACAGTGAGTCTTTTGAGCCCGTTGCCGGC
Coding sequences within it:
- a CDS encoding S8 family peptidase; the encoded protein is MRKLSAISFAVMAGIGATNVSAAEVLMANDQSKAIKDQYIVVFDTPAVLNAGDGNAIANYASTQARTLQSQYNIAVTKGFNGVLNGVVIKADATQLKQLSKNSNIKYIEQDQVVTVTPPMTTAGDQASPTWGIDRVDQRSLPLDSNYHYDFDGSGVTAYVIDTGVRITHSEFGNRASHGYDFVDNDNDATDCNGHGTHVAGTIGGSAYGVAKNVNIVGVRVLGCNGSGSFSGVISGIDWVKNNASGPSVANMSLGGGASQSVDDAVNNAVAAGVSFVVAAGNDNSNACNYSPARAADAITVGSTTSSDSRSSFSNYGSCLDIYAPGSSITSAWYNSDSSTNTISGTSMAAPHVAGAVALYLDEDPSLSPAQVDVLLGNRASSGKVSDAKSGSPNELLFTLADGSDPGPDPDPVEELTNGQGVSASGANGEQSFYKLAVPQGAASLNFSIAGGTGDADLYVKQGSQPTLNSYDCRPFVSGNNESCDFSNPAAGDWYVMLNGYSAYSGTTLTGTYSTDPGGCGSNCLENGVPVDNLAGNTGDELVYTIDVPANSNLSVSISGGSGDADLYVRAGAEPTTSTYDCRPFLNGNNESCSLSVSQNATYYIKLRGYSSFSGVSLVASY
- a CDS encoding helix-turn-helix transcriptional regulator; this translates as MSIVLDLHSQLLRQDFYNHTGADEQHTEIPLVATSVSMVQLNGIIYHRDQQGAKQLPDDYGSLILLNQGSGWWLTEQTTVPASNAQLVFIAAGKPHVFHHPSQYQAISFNFPINWLQRHTGVCLQHGQTLPSNKELISLLLKVIHANSLGKTTRVMLEQQIVQCLTPQLLLSIQPKPLLELQLIMQQHGCNEEFTIAALADYSGWSKRYIHKLFGNAETSAAEYLIRVRLSHAYFELLTGTASLNQVAINAGFKTQAHFSRRFKQLFQLSPKEISRRVHA
- a CDS encoding TonB-dependent siderophore receptor, producing MKLNALYAAIGLALFAQSTQANENDNLEHIEVQGSDYRSTGTKSSLPPMAAPFSISHIDQEMLQLRQADSVNAALRYVSGITPESRSTVTIFDQYTIRGFESYRNYYDGLELQSNGLWNLYPQVDAFATQSVEVLKGPASVLYGSTPPGGMVNQIAKLANGEEQTHLRLRVGSRSLQELGIDHGGNLSDSLSYRAIALTRSSDGQQHTTEEERTLFAPSVRWQPSAATSLTANIYYQDDPKSIPSTPLHSIGTLTEASYGYLDADAFAGDSKWANFDKTVLMTGIKLEHQLNQHMSFYSNWRYTDAEGLQRNTYNQNLLPDSESVLARSAYMTDESQHGYVLDNQFTSQFSLGASEHRLLFGFEYKTLSSDVRYGDTLGTNTPTIDLAAPNFDAFDIAALPLDFYTEVHDIEQSNRALYIQDEIQLANLTVLAGLRYDNFNSDVTTDNNYAGTEYGSQSEIDDSQVSGRIAALYQFSSGWRPYVSYSESFEPVAGQDSETQQAFEPTEAQQWELGVKYQSNDTRLTVALFDLTKKNEIINSADFISKTQAGEIQSKGIELEAAHTLNSQVEVLFNATHLDQEVTKQKLDPALVGKRLVWVADNTASFWLSYLPEQLDALQLSFGARYVGESYVGKYNSDIVPSYTLLDVAVDYQLNANANITFSVSNVTDKRYVGACYDASNCWMGAERKADLGLQYRF